The following coding sequences lie in one Sulfuricurvum sp. genomic window:
- a CDS encoding twin-arginine translocase TatA/TatE family subunit, translating into MAMPSGSELLLIFGIVVLLFGAKKIPDLAKGLGQGIRSFKKEMKDDEAPPPTQAKTTETVDAPKQVESSSTATIVETPHDHVKQA; encoded by the coding sequence ATGGCAATGCCAAGTGGATCTGAATTATTATTAATTTTCGGGATAGTCGTATTACTTTTCGGTGCGAAAAAAATTCCTGATCTCGCAAAAGGTTTGGGTCAAGGGATCCGCAGTTTTAAAAAAGAGATGAAAGACGATGAAGCACCGCCGCCGACACAGGCAAAAACTACTGAAACGGTCGATGCACCAAAACAGGTAGAGTCTTCTTCTACGGCAACTATCGTAGAAACCCCTCACGATCACGTAAAACAAGCGTAA
- the gmk gene encoding guanylate kinase: MNQQSGAILVLSGPSGAGKSSLVAKIIDHIGPTYFSISTTTRPMREGEIDGVHYHFVSVEEFKREIEEEMFLEYAVVHGNYYGTSLGAVKNALKEGKLVIFDIDVQGHDAVQNRLSDITTSVFITTPTLEELKRRLHSRSTDSEEVINKRIEMAKREVQRISEYDFLVVNDNLDEAADVLISIAKAARMKIPTLQINEFVQLWEANA, encoded by the coding sequence GTGAATCAGCAAAGCGGAGCTATATTGGTATTATCCGGTCCAAGCGGTGCAGGTAAAAGTTCGTTGGTAGCAAAAATCATCGACCATATCGGCCCTACCTATTTTTCAATATCGACAACGACTCGTCCTATGCGAGAGGGTGAGATAGACGGTGTGCACTATCACTTTGTCAGTGTTGAGGAATTTAAGCGAGAGATTGAAGAAGAGATGTTCCTAGAATATGCAGTTGTTCACGGGAATTATTACGGGACCTCGTTAGGGGCGGTAAAAAATGCTCTTAAAGAGGGAAAACTGGTGATTTTTGATATTGATGTCCAAGGACACGATGCGGTTCAAAACCGTCTGAGCGATATCACGACATCGGTATTTATTACAACCCCAACCCTCGAAGAGCTAAAGCGCCGTTTACATAGCCGTTCAACCGACAGCGAAGAGGTGATAAACAAGCGTATTGAGATGGCAAAACGGGAAGTTCAGCGTATCAGCGAATACGATTTTTTAGTTGTGAATGATAATCTGGATGAAGCTGCGGATGTTCTGATTTCGATTGCCAAAGCGGCACGGATGAAAATCCCGACTCTGCAGATCAATGAATTCGTTCAATTGTGGGAAGCTAACGCGTAG